The Candidatus Schekmanbacteria bacterium RIFCSPLOWO2_02_FULL_38_14 genomic interval GACATTTTGAGTTTGATATTTAAACTATTAAAGTTATTTAAGCAATCAAAGGAGGTGTTTCGGGTGGCACAAAGATGCGATATCTGTGGGAAGGGACCAATGTATGGCCACAACATAAGCCATGCCCACAATGTTTCAAATAGAAGATTTAATCCAAATCTTCAAAACCGTAAGGTCCTCATTAATGGAACTAAAAAGACCATAAAAGTCTGTACAAGATGTATCCGTTCAGGTGCAGTTGTTGCAGCTTAGATATATTTAGTGTTTAAAGATTCTGAGGGGAAGGCTAAAAACCCCAGACGCAAAGTTCAAAGCTAAAACTCAAAATTAAAAACTTTAAACTTTAGTTTTGAATTTTTCTTTTGGGGTTTTTAACTGGCTCAAATTCTTGTTTCCTCAGAAACTGAACCATATTATTTTTGAATCACTATACATTTTCAAGCCTCTATTATGGTTTCTGAAAACGAAAAGGAGATAAGGGAAAGAGTACAGGAAATCCTGGCACAGGAAGAAAAAAGAAAAAAAATCATTAAAATAGTTCCTGTTCTGTTTCTATATGCAATCGGGATAATAACTGTGGTTGCAATTCTTGGTATATTTATTAACCTGATAAAAACCAAGGAAAAACCTGAAGAAATAAAAAAATCGCACATTACAGAAACCATAAAACCAGACACTGAACAGTTCAACACTGTTTTCAAATCAAAATTTCTTAAAAAAACAGAACAAGCAGAATTCATTGATTCATGGTCACTTAATAAAGAAAGAAATAAACTCACAATAAAAGTCAATAAAAAGTGGTATCAGATGAAGGACCATACCAAGATAAAAGCTTTAAAGATTTTCAGAGAAGAATTTTTAAAAATATATTCAGAATCAAACCTGTCAGAAAAAACTGATAAATCTCCCGAGATTAATGTAATTAATTTTAATGGCAATACCATAGCCGTTTGTGATGAAAATGGAACTTCTTTAAGAAAACCTTAGAATCAAGAATTTTTCTTTATTTTAAATTTTAAATAAGAGGAGGTTTTAATGGAAGAATTCTTTGCCTTTGCCGGATTTGTTATAGCAATTTTTTGGGGATTAAGGGTTAAATTATTCCGTGATAAAGAAAAACGTATCAGTGATGCTCTATATCTTGTTGGAATGATAATACTAATTTTTGGCGCAAGCGCCAGCCTGTCTTTGTTTTTTGAGACTTATGCTAAATATTCAAAGACCTCTTATTATCTGAAACAGAACCCTGACTCCATAATAAGCTATTTTGACTTTATCCAGTGGCGGTATGCAAAAGTTATATTTGTTGCAGGATTTGTCGGGAGTATTGTGTGCGGGTTTTTCTTTATAGCTTTAACAAAACTAATTGGTTCCCTTGATGAAATAAGCAAGTCTCTTAAAGAAAACATCCGGAAAACAGACTGAGCTTTTATCTAATAGCTTTTCTCCCACCAGATTACAGCACCCTGTTTATTAACCACAGTTTTGAACCCGTAAGGCGTTTTAAATAGTTTCTTTTTTAAAAAAGATTTTAACTTTTTATCATAATCCCTGCCTTTGATATTCAGATATTCTTTCCAGAAATCAACAGCCTCATCAAGGCTCTTAAAAGGCTGGTCCATATTGTAACTAATTATCTTTATGTTTGCATAAACACCAAGATGATGAAGACTGTCATAAATCTGGAGGTAATCATTTTTTTCAGGAAATATTTTTCTGAAAATAAGAGGGTACAGCTCTTTAAAATAAAATTTATCTTTTTTGGAATCCACTCCATGAATTAAAAAAACAAGTCTCGGTTTGATTTTGTCCAAATCTTCAAGGAATAGTTTCATATCCTTTAAAACCTTTGGAACATTTGCCAGAAATAATATGCTGTGAACTGATAACTTCGTTTTCCCCCATAGAGCATTTACAAAATTTATATTCTTTAACCCTTTTTTCAAAGCCTCTCTTCTCATAATATTCATCATTGGTTTTGATGGTTCTAAAGCTGTAACTTTTTTTACCCTTTCTGCAAGAGGAATTGTCAGTGCTCCACAACCAGCGCCTATATCAAGAACAGAGTCGCTATTCCTGACTAAAGGCATTACTGCTGCCATTACCATCTCTGAAAAATCACTTTCCCGAAGAGCCCTGAAATACCATTTCGCCTTTTTCTGATTCCAGTCAGTAAATATTTCAGGGGCGTATGGCTTAATAGGTTTCTTGTTGATTGAGCATCCAAGCGCTTTTTCAATAACATTCCTTGTAGCCGGATTGAGACTGAAAGCATCAAGCTTCTCAGGAGATACAAATCGTGCCTCAACAATATCAGAAGAAGCTTTCAGCTTTCCGCCAAGACATTTACCGCAATAATCAATTAAAACGTAGTGATACCTTACTCGATTATCCAAATCAGAGGAAATCCTTTCCAGAAGCTCAACAGGCTCTTCAACAAAAATATCAAGCCCCGTCTCTTCCTTTATTTCTCTTGCTGCTGCTACCTTAAGCGATTCGCCGACATTTACTGCCCCACCCGGGATACTCCATTCCCCTCGGCTTGGATTCTTTCCCCTTTTCACAAGAAGGACTTTCCCATCCTTTACTACTACTACTCCAACGCCAACTACAGGCTGTGATGGATATTCTCTCTTTATTCTTTTGGTCATAATTTCTCTCGATTGCAGGCAAAGAAAAATATAAAATATAAGTTCAAATATCAAAGTCCAAATGTCAAATCAAGTTCAAAACTTTGAGCTTTGATATTTGACATTAGTTTATCTGCCAACTATAGTTTAATCTATTGAAAGTTATGGCAGCAGAATTTTTTATTTTGACTTCTAATTTGTCATTTTGAATTTTGATAGAATCCATGACCCCTCAACCCCTTGAACCCTTTTAATACTTTTTTGAGAGAAAGGAAGAAGATGGATGAATTGCAGAAAGTAGCCATAGAAGCAGCTTTAAAGGCAGGAAAAATATTGAGGGATAATGTTGATAAGAAATTTTCTATTGACTACAAGTCAGAAAAAAATCTTGTTACTGCGATAGACACTGCTGCAGAGAAAGCGATACTTGGGATAATTAATGAAAAGTTTCCATCACACAGTATTTTGACTGAAGAAAATGGTGAGGAAACCAGAGACTCAAATTTTAAATGGATAATAGACCCCCTTGACGGTACTACCAATTACGCTCATGGATTCAGAATGTTCTGTGTTTCAATCGGCATAGAAAAAAATGGAGAAGTGATTTTTGGAGTTGTTTATGACCCTATAGCAGATGAGTTATTTACAGGGATTAAAAACTCAGGAGCTTTTTTAAACAACAAAAGAATCTTTGTTTCAAAGATAAAATCTCTATCTGACAGCCTGCTTGCAACAGGCTTTCCTTATGACATAGAGAAAAACCCAAAAAACAACCTTAACCACTTCAGCAGATTTTCCTTTAATGCACAGGCAATAAGAAGGGCAGGCTCAGCAGCCCTTGACCTGTGCTATGTTGCCTGCGGAAGATTTGATGGTTTCTGGGAATCAGGCTTAAACCCGTGGGATGTAGCGGCAGGAGGGCTCATAGTAAGTGAAGCCAGAGGCATGGTGAGTGATTTTTCAGGAAAGGATTTCAGCATCTACAGAAGAGAAACCCTTGCAAGCAATGGAAAGATTCATCAGCAGATGATGAAAACACTCTCCAAAAAGTAAAAACATATATTTACGTATGTTAGTTATAAATTAAAATTAACAGGTCTAAACCTGTTGCTACAGAAAATTAGTTAGTAAAATTTCTTGATGTTTTAGAAACTCTTTATTATTATAATTAAATTTTAACTTTTTGGAAAGAAGATATTATCTTGAAAAGAAACGTTCCCAATTGGCTTGTAAAACGTGGCTTTGATATTTCCCAGCTACACGATGTAAAAACCCTGCTGAGAAAAAAAGGGCTACATACTGTCTGTGAAGAAGCAAGATGCCCGAACATCGGAGAGTGTTTTAAAAAGCCAACGGCAACCTTTATGATAATGGGAAACACCTGCACAAGAAGTTGCAGGTTTTGCGCGGTAACACAGGGGAATCCCGAGCCGCTGGAAAAGAGTGAACCCTCAAGAATTGCAGAGGCAGTAATGGAATTAAAACTTAGACATGTTGTTGTAACCTCTGTAACAAGGGATGATATCAGCGACGGAGGAGCATCCCATTTTGCAGAAACAGTTAAGGAGATTAGAAAACTCAATAAGGATATTGCAATTGAAGTTCTGATACCTGATTTCAAAGGTTCATCTGAGAGTCTTTCAAAGGTATGCAAATCAGAGCCTGATATAATCAACCACAACCTTGAAACAGTACCGCGCCTTTACAGGGATATAAGGCCTGAAGCAGATTATTTGCGCTCACTTGATCTGATTAAAAAAGTTAAAGACTTGTTTTCAGGAGCATTGACAAAATCAGGAATTATGGTTGGCCTTGGAGAAACAAAAAAAGAAGTAGTTTCTGTTTTAGAGGACTTAAGAAATTTTAATTGCGATATGGTAACAATCGGACAGTATTTAAGTCCGGAAAAAGACAGCTTTCCTGTACAGGAATATGTTCCGCCTGACACCTTTGAGTATTACAGAAAGACAGGAGAGATGATGGGTTTTAAGAATATTGCATCTGCGCCATTTGTAAGAAGTTCATATATGGCAGAAGAACAGATGCTATAAATAAAGTTTAGAACTCAAAGTGCAAAATGCAAAGTTAAAGTTTAAAGATAAAAGTTGCTTTATCTGAAACAATTGAAAGATAATCTTAAAGTTTTGAACTTTGAGTTTTAGTTTTACACTTTGTATTTTATACTTTACACTAACAAAGATGGAAGAATTCCACAGAATAAAGAGGCTTCCGCCCTATGTTTTCGCCATCATTGATGAGATGAAATTTAAGGCAAGAAGAAAGGGTGAGGACATAATTGACCTTGGGATGGGGAATCCTGATCTGGAAACCCCCAAACCGATAGTTGAGAAATTGGTGGAGGCAGTAAGAAATCCAAAAAACCACAGGTATTCCGTTTCAAGGGGAATTTATAAACTCCGCATAGCAATCTCCGACTGGTATAAAAGAAAATATAATGTTGACATTGACCCGGATACAGAAGCAATTGTGACAATAGGGGTAAAAGAAGGGCTCTCGCATCTGGCACTTGCAATCATAGAGCCGGGAGATGTCGCTCTTGTTCCAAGCCCAACATATCCAATCCATTCCTTCTGCGTAGTTATAGCAGGTGGAAGCCTGAAAAGCGTAAAACTCTCAAGGGATTCAGATTTTTTTGAAAACCTTGTCAAAGCCTATGAAGAAAGCTGGCCAAGACCCAAACTTCTTATTCTTAGCTTTCCTCATAATCCAACAACAGAGGTTGTTGATATAAACTTTTTCAATAAAGTTGTTGATTTTGCCAGAGAACACGAGATGCTTGTAATCCACGATTTTGCCTATGCAGATTTTACCTTTGAAGATTACAAGGCGCCAAGCCTCATGCAGGTAAAAGGTGCAAAGGAAATCGGAGTTGAATTCTATACTATGTCCAAAAGCTACAGTATGCCCGGATGGAGGGTTGGATTCTGTGTCGGAAACAAAAAAGTAATCCACGCCCTGACAAGGCTTAAGAGCTATTTTGATTATGGAATCTTCCAGCCCGTCCAGATTGCAAGTATCATTGCTTTAAATGAATACGGTTCGTGCGTGAGTGAAATAGTCAAAACATATGAACTGCGTTGCGATACACTGATTTCAGGGCTGAAAAGAGCTGGGTGGAAAATAGAAAAACCAAAAGGGACAATGTTTGTATGGGCAGAACTCCCTGATGAATTTAAAAAGATGGGCTCTCTGGAATTTTCCAAACTTCTGCTTACAGAAGGGAAAGTAGCTGTATCACCGGGCATCGGTTTTGGCCCCTATGGAAACGGATTTGTAAGATTTGCACTTGTTGAGAATGAACACAGAATAAAGCAGGCAGTAAAAGGAATAAAAAAGATATTTCAGTAAAAAAAGAGGATGGAAAGATGAGACAGGTAAATGTTGGAATTATCGGATTCGGCACTGTTGGAAAAGGAACCGTTAAGGTTCTTTTAAACAATAAAGAAATTATAAGTGAGAGGCTTGGTGCAGAAATCAAAATAAAAAAAATTGCTGACCTTGACATAACTGCTTCAAGGGGAATAGAGATAAAAAAAGAACTCCTCACAAAAGATGCCCTTCAAGTCATAAATGACCCTGAGATTGACATTGTTGCTGAACTTATTGGCGGCTACAGTCCTGCAAAGGAATTTATTCTAAAAGCCCTGAAGAACAAAAAACGTGTTGTAACTGCAAACAAAGCCCTCCTTGCCCTTGAAGGGTATGAAATTTTCAAATGTGCACAGGAAAACAACATGAGTGTTGGTTTTGAGGCAAGTGTTGCAGGAGGCATCCCAATCATCAAAGCAATTAAAGAGGGACTTGTTGCAAACCACATTCAGTCAATATACGGGATAATAAACGGTACTTCAAATTACATACTCACAAAGATGACTGATGAAGGGAAAGAGTTCGGCGAGGTTCTGAAAAAAGCGCAGGAGATGGGTTTTGCAGAAGCAGATCCTACCTTTGATATTGAAGGAATTGATACATCACATAAAATTGCAATTCTGGCAACCTTAGCCTATGGAACCAGAGTTAACCTGAAAGAAGTCTATACAGAGGGAATTACTAAGGTTTCCCCTCTTGATATAAAATATGCCATGGAACTGGGTTATAAGATTAAACTCCTTGCAATTGCCAAGGATGTAAACGGTGAGATTGATGTAAGAGTTCATCCGACAATGGTTTCTCTTTCAAATCCTCTTTCTACAGTTGGAGGGGTATTTAACGCGATACGCGTTACAGGAGATGCAGTTGGTGAAACAATTTTTTATGGAAGAGGAGCAGGTGAATTACCGACAGCAAGCGCTGTTGTTGCAGATATAGTTGAAATAAGCCGTGATATCCTGACAGGCTCCAAGAACCGTGTGCCTCTGCTGTCGTTTCAGCCTGATTGCATAAAGGATAAAAAGATAAGAAAGATAAGCAAGGGCAGGTCAAGGTTTTATTTCAGATTTTCAGTGATTGACCAGCCAGGAGTTCTTTCCAAAATATCAGGCATTCTTGGAGATAACAATATCAGCATCGCATCAGTAATTCAGAAAGAAAGGAAAGAGGGAGAAGAGGTCTCTGTTGTTATAATGGCACATGAAGCCCTCGAAAAAGATGTTGAAAAAGCATTAAACCTCACAAACAAACTGCCTGTGGTGCTGAAGGATACGGTGTTGATAAGAGTCGAAGAGTAAATTAAAACGGAGTTTAAAATCCTAAAACATAAATCCCAAATTCTAAACAATATCAAAATACAAAATTCCAATTTTCAAAACTACTTTGAATTTATCTAATTTAAATTTTGAATTTGTTTGCCTGTCTGCCGGCAGGCAGGGAATTTAGATATTAGAATTTAGAATTTTTAAAAGATAAATGGCTCAAAGCATGAAGTACATAGTTTTACTTGGGGACGGGATGTCAGATTATCCCATTGCAGAACTCGGGGGCAAGACCCCCCTTCAGGTTGCAAAAGTACCAAACCTTGATTTTATAGCAAGAGAGGGAGTAGCAGGGGTGGTAAGGACAATTCCGCGCGGGATGGACCCCGGAAGTGACATTGGTACGCTCTCTGTTTTTGGCTATAACCCGAAAACCTGCTACACGGGGAGAGCTCCGCTTGAGGCTGCAAGCATTGGAGTAAATCTTGAAGCCTCGGATGTGGCATTCCGCTGCAACCTTGTCACAATTAAAAATGGCATCATGGATGATTACAGCGCAGGACATATAAAAACCGAAGATGCACGTGAGTTCATAAAACTTATAAACAGTTCTTTGTCTGATAATGAAATGAAATTCTATCCGGGGAAAAGTTACAGGCACTTAATGGTCTGGAAAAATGGAGAAGACAAGCTGAAACTTACTTCCCCTCATTCAATATCAGGAAAAGAAGCAAATGCTTATCTTCCAAAAGGAAGCAAAGCAGAAAAACTGCTGGCACTTATGGAAAAGTCCCAGAAGCTTCTTTCCTCTTCAGAACTCAACCGTTTAAGGATTGAAAAAAACAATAAGCCTGTCACAAGTATATGGCTGTGGGGGCAGGGGAAAAGACCGTCATTTAAAACCTTTAAGGAAAGATTCGGAAAAAGCGGAGCAGTGATATCAGCAGTAGATTTAATAAAAGGGATTGCAGTTTATCTCGGTTTTGATAATATTGAAGTCCCCGGAGCAACAGGATACCTTGACACAAACTATAGGGGTAAGGCAGAATATGCGCTTAATGCCCTTGAAGAAAAAGATTTTGTGTTTCTCCATGTTGAAGCCCCTGATGAGGCAGGACACAACGGGGATTTGAAAGCTAAGATAAAAGCTATTGAAGACTTTGATGGAAAGGTGGTAGGAGTAGTGCTTGAAGGAATTAAAAAACATAAAAAATATAAAGTTATGGCTCTTCCTGACCATCCAACTTCGCTGAGGTTAAGAGACCACACAGGAGAGCCTGTTCCCTTTGCAATATACAGCTCCTGCAATACTAAAGATGGCGCAAAATGTTTTGATGAAGAAGAAGCAAAAAAAGGCTCGTTAAAATTTGAAGAAGGACATAAATTAATGGAATATTTTTTAGGAATTTAAAACTAACTTAATAATAGGACAGGCGGGATGCCTGTCCATAAAATATGAATATTTTGGAGGTGAATTGATATGGCATTGGTTGTACAGAAATATGGCGGAACTTCAGTCGGTGACATTGAAAGAATTAAAAATGTTGCCAGAAAAATCGCTGAAGCCCGCAAAAAAGGGGATGATGTAATTGTTGTTGTCTCTGCAATGGCGGGAGAAACTGATAAGCTTGTAAACCTTGCTTACCAGATAACGGATTCACCAAATGAAAGGGAAATGGACGTGCTTTTATCCTCCGGAGAAAGGGTCTCCATTGCCCTTGTAGCAATTGCCCTGCATGCAATGGGAGTTAAAGCGCAGTCCTTCACAGGAAGGCAGGTTGGCATGATTACCGACAGCGCCCATACAAAAGCACGCATAGAAAAAATAACAGCAGAAAGAATCAAAGAGGCTTTGAAAGATGGTGCCGTTGCAATTGTTGCCGGATTCCAGGGCATAACTGCTGAAGGAGATGTTACAACCCTCGGCAGAGGCGGTTCTGATACTTCAGCAGTAGCGATTGCAGCAGCGCTTAGGGCTGATGTCTGCGAAATATACACTGATGTTGACGGTGTTTACACCACTGACCCAAAAATTGTTCCTGAGGCAAGAAGGATTGATAAAATTTCCTATGACGAGATGCTTGAGATGGCAAGCCTTGGAGCAAAGGTTCTTCAGATAAGGTCAGTAGAATTTGCAAAGAAATACGAAGTACCGTTATATGTAAAATCAAGTTTCTTTGAAGGCAAAGGAACATTAGTTACAAAGGAGAGTGATAGTATGGAACAGGTTTCAGTAACTGCAGTTACCTATAAAAAAGATGAATCTAAAATTTCAGTTAGAAGGGCGCCGGACAAACCCGGAGTTGCGGCAAAGATTTTTGGCGCCCTGGCTGATGCAAACATTGTAGTTGATACAATAGTGCAAAACATTAGCGTTGACGGCCACACCGACATAACTTTCACAGTGGCAAAAATTGAATCAAAAAAATCCCTTGATATAGTTAAAAAAATTGCAAAGGAGATAGGTGCAGTTGATGTCAGCATTGATGATAACATTGCAAAGGTTTCAATTGTTGGCTCAGGAATGAGAAGCCACTCAGGAGTTGCATCCAAGATGTTCTCGGCCCTTTCAAAAGACGGAATTAATATTCAGATGATTAGCACATCTGAAATTAAAGTAACCTGCGTAATTGAAGCCAAATACACAGAGCTTGCAGTAAGGGTTCTCCACGATACATTTAATCTTGAGAAGGAATAATCCTTCCAACGCCACAGAAAAATAATGGGGCAGGGCTTGTTCCTGCCCTCGGACAGCCATAAAGGCTGTCCCTACAAAATAAATTTATAGAAAGAGATTTTTCATGTTTTGGGAATTTTCAGAGGCACAAGATAAAATTTTTAAAACGGGCTCCCCTCTACAAATCATTTGGGAAAAGATGGATTAAAGGATCTCTGGAAAAATAGTTTTTCTTAAGAGCTGTTAAAGCTCCTCAGACTCCTTTGTCCATGGGGGAGCGCTTTTTCCCTCAGCACAGCTCACCATTAGACCGCAGATATCAGATTTTACTATATCCTTCTGCAGAATCGATCTTAAGGCCTCTTTTAGCCTATCTTTAAATTCTGGGTCTGGTTCTTTCTCATCTCTTTCGGCTATAAGGGAAAGCGCTACCACTACCAACTCTTCTAAAAGTTTATCAAGGCTTATCTCAATCTTTAGGTGAAACTTTGCCATCTCAATCCTCCTTTAAAAGACCTTTTTTCTTACCTCTATATCTTTTACAAAATTTATCTTACCCTTTTCTACCTCTACATCAGGGTCAAGACGCAGGCGCCTTATCCATGTTTCTTGGGAAGGGGGCTTCCAGAGGATTTTATATTTTCCTACAGGGATATTCAAAAATTTATAATAGCCATCATTATCTGTGGTGGTCTCAAAAACTACCCCTACCTTTATCTCTTTGAATATGCCAAAAAAGGAATCTGCCTGAAGGATCTTTGCTATCTTCACCCTGCAACCTTGAAGGGGTCTGCCAGAAGAAAGAATCCTTCCTGCCACATCTCCTACCTCTACTGGCTCTTCCTTTTCCCTTTCTGCTATCATCTCCTTTTCTATCTGCTCCTTGACTTGAGTCATTACCTCTTTTTTTATCAGCTCTTTTATCTCTTCTTTTTTTACCCCAGGCTCATCTCTTGCCTCTTCTGACCTCTCTTCCTCTCTTTCTTTTAAGCCTTCTTTCATCCTTGAAAATCTTATCACTATATGAGATTCAGATATCTCAATCACCTTTCCTTTAATCCCTTCATTTTTATCTTTAAAATAGATTATGTCAGGATCAGGGCCCTTTTTTCCAAAATCAAGGTTTAAAGATTTTATCTCCTCTTTTTTAAATTTTATCGTTATGGACTCATCATCCATATCAAGAAGTTCTCCTTTGCCCTCAAAGAGAGGGCTTTGCCCGGTTGAGATTTTTGTTAGAAAGATGCAGAGGAAAAGAAGAGATGATAATAAGAGAATTTTTTTAAAATTATTTGGCATTAGAAAGCCCCCTTATAAAATAGATGATATTTTTAATCTCCTCCTCATTAAAGGTATTTTCCCAGGGAGGACATAGGTTGGATTTTCCAAAAAATGCAGGGCCCTTGCTTATGGACTCAAAAAGATATTTATTAGATAATTTTTCCATATATCTTTTTTCAGTAAAATTCCTGGGCTTTGGAGAGAGTTCAGTTGCAACATATCTTCCATTTCCATCCCCCTTTTCTCCATGGCAGGGACTGCAATATTTTAAAAAGATTGCCTTTCCCTTTTTCTTGGCCATGAGGGCAAAATTTGGATTATTCCCCTTTGCCTCATTTTTATCTTTTGAAATTTCACAGCCAAGAGACAAAAATAACAGTATACTTAAAAATATCAACAACTTTAAGAAAAAAGCCAGAATTCTACAATTTTTTATCATTTATCTTTAAAAGCTAATTTTTCTCCATTTATTTTCTTTTTATCTGATGCCAAAAAGGCTGTAAGAGAAGTAGCCTCCTCCTCAGATAAACCGAAGATAGGTTCTGCTGCTTGGGCGGTAAAGCGATGGGGGTCTTTTATATACTGATATATGTAATTGGAATAAAGCCTTTTTCCTGCTTTTGTTAGATCAGGTCCTATGACTCCACCTATCCTTCCCATCTGATGACAGGTATGACAACCCTTTTCAAAGAAGAGCCTCTCTCCCTTTTCTTTTAAAGAAGGCTCGCCTATCTTATCCTCTGAAAATAGCTCTTCCATCTCTTCATCAATCAATTGAGCTTTTATGTAATCAGTAATTGTCTCCACTTCTCTCGGTGTTAAATTCCCCTGAATCATATTTTTTTCAGAAGAGATATTGAACTGAGGCATCTGCTGGAGAAGCGGTCTTATTATATTGGGCGAACTCAAAAAATTTTTAAGCCATTCTCTCTTTGCCTTGCTCCCCACATAGGTCAAATCAGGGGCATAGTTTGCGCCGACTCCCCTTATCTTATGACAGGTGAGGCAGTTGATATCCTCTGCTATTAAGCCGAAGTCTCCTGAGGGCTTATAACCCTTCCATTTAAATGGGTATTTTAAATTTTGGATATCTCTTCTCTCCTTTAATCCCAATAAAAATGTAACAATTCCCTTTAACTCCTCTTCATTAAAATTAAAATAGGGCATCTTTAACTTTTCATCCTCATTTTTGACCTTTCCTTGATCAAAGATTCGCGGGTCTTTTAGTTTCTGATAAAGCCAGTCATCGAGGGTATGTTCCATCTTTCCCTCAAGCAGGGCAAAATCAAGCCTGTCAACCGCCTTATCTCCGATGTTTGAAAGCTCAGCTCCCACCTTTCCCTTTTTCTCCATCCCTTTTATATCATGGCATCCAGAGCAGCCGTATCGCCTGATTAGACCCCTGCCCTTATCTATAAAATGACTACCTATTGAGGGTTTTGCCTTTTTTATCTGAAAAGTCTCCTCAGCTTGAAATTCAGGATCCCTCATAATAAATTCTATAAGAGCTCTTATCTGGCCATCAGTAAATCTATATCTGGGCATTATGCTTTTGAGAAAATATTTCTTTGGCTCCTTTATCCAGGAATAGAGCCAGTCCCTTCCAATTTTTTCAGTTATATTTCCCAAATCAGGTCCTATGTCAAAGGCTCCTCCAAGACCATTCAAGGAATGACATATAGCGCACCTTGATTGGCCCCATAATCCTTTTCCCTTCTGATAGAGGAGATCCATTGCATTAAACTCCATATCGCTCATCTCATCTTCCCTTTTTAAAAGATATGGGTCCCAGTGGTATTTAGGAAGAGGCGCTTCATTTATGCTTTTTAAATATTCTATGATCTCAAAAATCTCTTGGGAATTTAATTTAAATGTCGGCATCCTCGGACTTGCGAGAGAATTTTTTGGCTCAAGGAGCCAGTTAAAAATCCATATTTCATTGGTCTTTAAAGTTACATTCAAAAGTGGTGGCCCTATCTTTCTCTTTTTCTCAAAGCCTTTGACATTGTGACAGCCATAGCAACCCCTCTTTTCAAAGAGGCTCCTGCCCAAGTTTAAG includes:
- a CDS encoding 50S ribosomal protein L28, which gives rise to MAQRCDICGKGPMYGHNISHAHNVSNRRFNPNLQNRKVLINGTKKTIKVCTRCIRSGAVVAA
- a CDS encoding inositol monophosphatase; this encodes MDELQKVAIEAALKAGKILRDNVDKKFSIDYKSEKNLVTAIDTAAEKAILGIINEKFPSHSILTEENGEETRDSNFKWIIDPLDGTTNYAHGFRMFCVSIGIEKNGEVIFGVVYDPIADELFTGIKNSGAFLNNKRIFVSKIKSLSDSLLATGFPYDIEKNPKNNLNHFSRFSFNAQAIRRAGSAALDLCYVACGRFDGFWESGLNPWDVAAGGLIVSEARGMVSDFSGKDFSIYRRETLASNGKIHQQMMKTLSKK
- a CDS encoding lipoyl synthase → MKRNVPNWLVKRGFDISQLHDVKTLLRKKGLHTVCEEARCPNIGECFKKPTATFMIMGNTCTRSCRFCAVTQGNPEPLEKSEPSRIAEAVMELKLRHVVVTSVTRDDISDGGASHFAETVKEIRKLNKDIAIEVLIPDFKGSSESLSKVCKSEPDIINHNLETVPRLYRDIRPEADYLRSLDLIKKVKDLFSGALTKSGIMVGLGETKKEVVSVLEDLRNFNCDMVTIGQYLSPEKDSFPVQEYVPPDTFEYYRKTGEMMGFKNIASAPFVRSSYMAEEQML
- a CDS encoding alanine transaminase, whose amino-acid sequence is MEEFHRIKRLPPYVFAIIDEMKFKARRKGEDIIDLGMGNPDLETPKPIVEKLVEAVRNPKNHRYSVSRGIYKLRIAISDWYKRKYNVDIDPDTEAIVTIGVKEGLSHLALAIIEPGDVALVPSPTYPIHSFCVVIAGGSLKSVKLSRDSDFFENLVKAYEESWPRPKLLILSFPHNPTTEVVDINFFNKVVDFAREHEMLVIHDFAYADFTFEDYKAPSLMQVKGAKEIGVEFYTMSKSYSMPGWRVGFCVGNKKVIHALTRLKSYFDYGIFQPVQIASIIALNEYGSCVSEIVKTYELRCDTLISGLKRAGWKIEKPKGTMFVWAELPDEFKKMGSLEFSKLLLTEGKVAVSPGIGFGPYGNGFVRFALVENEHRIKQAVKGIKKIFQ
- a CDS encoding homoserine dehydrogenase; its protein translation is MRQVNVGIIGFGTVGKGTVKVLLNNKEIISERLGAEIKIKKIADLDITASRGIEIKKELLTKDALQVINDPEIDIVAELIGGYSPAKEFILKALKNKKRVVTANKALLALEGYEIFKCAQENNMSVGFEASVAGGIPIIKAIKEGLVANHIQSIYGIINGTSNYILTKMTDEGKEFGEVLKKAQEMGFAEADPTFDIEGIDTSHKIAILATLAYGTRVNLKEVYTEGITKVSPLDIKYAMELGYKIKLLAIAKDVNGEIDVRVHPTMVSLSNPLSTVGGVFNAIRVTGDAVGETIFYGRGAGELPTASAVVADIVEISRDILTGSKNRVPLLSFQPDCIKDKKIRKISKGRSRFYFRFSVIDQPGVLSKISGILGDNNISIASVIQKERKEGEEVSVVIMAHEALEKDVEKALNLTNKLPVVLKDTVLIRVEE
- a CDS encoding cofactor-independent phosphoglycerate mutase is translated as MKYIVLLGDGMSDYPIAELGGKTPLQVAKVPNLDFIAREGVAGVVRTIPRGMDPGSDIGTLSVFGYNPKTCYTGRAPLEAASIGVNLEASDVAFRCNLVTIKNGIMDDYSAGHIKTEDAREFIKLINSSLSDNEMKFYPGKSYRHLMVWKNGEDKLKLTSPHSISGKEANAYLPKGSKAEKLLALMEKSQKLLSSSELNRLRIEKNNKPVTSIWLWGQGKRPSFKTFKERFGKSGAVISAVDLIKGIAVYLGFDNIEVPGATGYLDTNYRGKAEYALNALEEKDFVFLHVEAPDEAGHNGDLKAKIKAIEDFDGKVVGVVLEGIKKHKKYKVMALPDHPTSLRLRDHTGEPVPFAIYSSCNTKDGAKCFDEEEAKKGSLKFEEGHKLMEYFLGI
- a CDS encoding aspartate kinase (catalyzes the formation of 4-phospho-L-aspartate from L-aspartate and ATP, in Bacillus, lysine sensitive; regulated by response to starvation.) gives rise to the protein MALVVQKYGGTSVGDIERIKNVARKIAEARKKGDDVIVVVSAMAGETDKLVNLAYQITDSPNEREMDVLLSSGERVSIALVAIALHAMGVKAQSFTGRQVGMITDSAHTKARIEKITAERIKEALKDGAVAIVAGFQGITAEGDVTTLGRGGSDTSAVAIAAALRADVCEIYTDVDGVYTTDPKIVPEARRIDKISYDEMLEMASLGAKVLQIRSVEFAKKYEVPLYVKSSFFEGKGTLVTKESDSMEQVSVTAVTYKKDESKISVRRAPDKPGVAAKIFGALADANIVVDTIVQNISVDGHTDITFTVAKIESKKSLDIVKKIAKEIGAVDVSIDDNIAKVSIVGSGMRSHSGVASKMFSALSKDGINIQMISTSEIKVTCVIEAKYTELAVRVLHDTFNLEKE